The proteins below are encoded in one region of Centropristis striata isolate RG_2023a ecotype Rhode Island chromosome 12, C.striata_1.0, whole genome shotgun sequence:
- the LOC131982234 gene encoding uncharacterized protein LOC131982234: MERNIPFQQSDRKAKLFKTVYDFVASNIEPPQHIQVLRRASAAMPMMILGFLWISSEKLFQIFESTEEVKGQKIKRILAIKDECDNINIRRECVLKSLIIYLNEDPDSLFKEYLPSAVEDAENDIVTTVMGIHTVRSHEFGEPDDVWVIIEGVKVFTNVGSAIRAFISLFGLIYALDLSFPENLKYTFEFVQKILMNLDAHRLNTKIQQLKIKLFM; this comes from the exons ATGGAACGCAACATCCCATTCCAACAGTCCGATAGGAAggcaaaactttttaaaaccGTCTACGACTTTGTCGCATCCAACATCGAACCTCCACAGCACATCCAGGTTCTCAGGAGAGCGTCCGCTGCAATGCCGATGATGATCCTTGGG TTCCTGTGGATCAGTTCAGAGAAACTCTTCCAAATTTTCGAGAGCACAGAAGAAGTAAAGGGACAGAAGATAAAAAGGATCctggcaatcaaagatgag TGTGACAACATCAATATCAGGAGGGAGTGTGTCCTCAAAAGCCTGATCATATACCTCAATGAGGATCCAGACTCTCTCTTCAAGGAATACCTG ccATCTGCTGTTGAGGATGCCGAGAATGACATTGTCACTACAGTTATGGGCATTCACACAGTCCGAAGCCATGAGTTTGGGGAGCCAGATGACGTGTGGGTCATCATTGAAGGCGTGAAAGTCTTCACCAATGTAGGAAGTGCCATAAGGGCTTTCATCTCACTCTTTGGGCTTATTTATGCGCTGGATCTTAGTTTTCCAGAGAACCTGAAATACACTTTtgagtttgtccaaaaaatcCTGATGAATCTGGATGCACACCGGCTAAACACCAAAATACAGCAACTGAAAATCAAGCTGTTCATGTAA